A genomic segment from Roseibium algicola encodes:
- a CDS encoding GNAT family N-acetyltransferase — MSVIIRRINEEDKEAVFQLLADRWAGPEMLLDGELVDASSLPGYVAYAGDDLVGLVTLIKRESEWEILTLDSLSRWGGTGTLLLNAVVDEAKASGINRLTVRTSNDNLDAFRFYQRRCFRLERIAQGVIDAEREKKPEIPLRGDYGIEIRDEVLFARSL, encoded by the coding sequence ATGAGCGTGATCATCCGACGGATCAACGAGGAAGACAAGGAAGCTGTGTTCCAGCTTCTGGCAGACCGATGGGCAGGCCCCGAAATGCTATTGGACGGTGAGCTCGTCGATGCGTCGAGCCTGCCGGGTTATGTTGCCTACGCAGGCGACGATCTTGTGGGGCTCGTGACGCTGATCAAACGGGAAAGCGAATGGGAAATCCTCACGCTGGACTCGCTCAGCCGCTGGGGTGGCACCGGAACACTGCTGCTGAACGCCGTGGTCGATGAAGCAAAGGCGTCCGGCATCAACAGGCTGACCGTCCGTACGTCCAACGATAACCTCGACGCCTTCCGCTTCTATCAACGGCGCTGTTTCCGTCTGGAGCGGATCGCGCAAGGTGTCATCGACGCCGAGCGCGAGAAGAAGCCGGAAATCCCGCTGCGTGGCGACTACGGTATCGAAATCCGCGACGAAGTCCTGTTTGCCCGCAGCCTTTGA